The proteins below are encoded in one region of Armatimonadota bacterium:
- the ruvC gene encoding crossover junction endodeoxyribonuclease RuvC → MRILGIDPGTATTGYGVVDKIGVNPKMVDYGAIETSPKKADAERLLDIYNELNKIIDQYNPDVIVMERLFFAKNQTTAIAVGKACGVMQFAAAQRGIPVVEYTPPEVKQSVVGYGGAEKKQVQFMIQRILNLRETPKPDDAADALALAVCHAHSEKLRSI, encoded by the coding sequence TTGCGAATACTTGGAATAGACCCCGGAACGGCCACCACCGGCTACGGCGTAGTGGATAAGATAGGTGTGAACCCCAAGATGGTCGACTACGGCGCAATCGAGACCAGCCCGAAGAAAGCCGATGCCGAGCGCTTGCTCGATATCTATAACGAACTCAACAAGATCATAGACCAGTATAATCCCGACGTCATAGTGATGGAGCGGCTGTTTTTTGCCAAGAACCAGACCACTGCGATTGCTGTCGGCAAGGCATGCGGGGTTATGCAGTTTGCAGCCGCCCAGCGAGGCATTCCTGTTGTGGAATACACTCCGCCAGAGGTCAAACAGTCTGTTGTTGGCTACGGCGGCGCTGAGAAGAAACAGGTTCAGTTTATGATCCAGCGAATCTTAAACCTTCGTGAGACACCAAAGCCTGACGATGCTGCCGATGCGCTTGCGCTGGCTGTCTGCCATGCGCATTCTGAAAAATTGCGGTCGATTTGA
- a CDS encoding RNA polymerase sigma factor: MRDQTAEISIVHGAGVLVDGTDNAELTFDELYDEYAAPLFRYACALTCSCEDAEDAVQEVFVCVARKWSRFSRVGNAKAYLFRATRNAAFDVLRTRQRMDKLSETALAEFLNEISDEVADLPVEAAALCEALARLPVDQREVLVLKVFNEMTFKEIADTVHASLNTVASRYRYAVDKMRKTLEVREDG; this comes from the coding sequence ATGAGAGATCAAACAGCAGAAATTTCTATAGTACATGGAGCCGGAGTATTGGTGGACGGAACCGACAATGCAGAGCTTACCTTCGATGAACTCTACGATGAGTACGCTGCGCCTCTGTTCCGCTATGCTTGCGCACTGACATGTTCTTGCGAAGATGCGGAGGACGCGGTGCAAGAAGTCTTTGTGTGTGTTGCTCGCAAATGGAGTCGGTTTTCAAGGGTAGGCAATGCTAAAGCTTATCTATTTCGTGCGACACGAAATGCCGCTTTCGATGTCCTCAGGACCAGGCAGCGCATGGATAAGCTGAGTGAAACCGCGCTCGCGGAGTTTCTAAATGAGATTTCGGATGAAGTCGCTGATTTGCCGGTCGAGGCGGCGGCGCTTTGCGAGGCGCTGGCCCGCCTTCCGGTAGATCAGCGCGAGGTGTTGGTTTTGAAGGTTTTCAATGAGATGACTTTCAAGGAGATTGCCGATACGGTGCACGCTTCTTTGAATACGGTTGCAAGCAGGTATAGATACGCCGTCGATAAAATGCGTAAAACCCTGGAGGTGAGAGAGGATGGATGA
- a CDS encoding RNA polymerase sigma factor, translated as MKAEKMRPVKAVTTQDGLLIGNFKRGEVEAFNRLMEAHTDKVFALAWSALMNREDAMDAVQEVFIKLYKSLPSLSESDNLNAWLYRVCLNHCIDRKRRAKRSRTELTDDDWDRLQGDERDEPEYRVYQSEVGQVIRAAVDKLPERQRMVFLLRHYRLLSINEIALALGCTTGAVKAHLSRATARLRDRLSGTIVFEAGEVEIK; from the coding sequence ATGAAAGCAGAAAAGATGCGACCGGTAAAGGCCGTCACAACACAGGATGGGCTGCTTATTGGCAACTTCAAACGAGGAGAAGTGGAAGCCTTTAACCGCCTGATGGAAGCGCACACCGACAAGGTGTTCGCGCTGGCATGGTCAGCCCTGATGAACAGGGAAGATGCAATGGACGCAGTCCAGGAGGTCTTCATCAAGCTATACAAGTCGCTGCCGTCGCTGTCTGAGTCTGATAATTTGAACGCCTGGCTGTATCGGGTCTGCCTTAATCACTGCATCGACCGCAAACGCAGAGCCAAAAGGTCAAGGACTGAGCTGACGGATGATGACTGGGACCGACTACAAGGTGATGAGCGGGACGAGCCTGAATACCGCGTATATCAGAGCGAAGTCGGGCAAGTAATACGCGCTGCCGTAGATAAGCTGCCCGAACGCCAGAGAATGGTTTTTTTGCTCAGACATTACAGACTTCTTTCTATAAATGAGATCGCGCTGGCACTCGGATGCACCACCGGCGCGGTCAAGGCGCATCTTTCACGCGCAACCGCTCGCCTGCGCGACCGACTTTCAGGGACGATTGTCTTTGAAGCCGGGGAGGTGGAAATAAAATGA